In uncultured Draconibacterium sp., one genomic interval encodes:
- a CDS encoding acyl-CoA carboxylase subunit beta, with protein MSNQDKIKKLIDLRAEAKLGGGLKRIEAQHKKGKFTARERIELLLDEGSFEEFDMFVTHRCTNFGLEKTKFLGDGVVTGHGTIDGRVVYVFSQDFTVFGGSLSETFAQKICKVMDMAMKAGAPVIGINDSGGARIQEGVNSLAGYAEIFQRNILASGVIPQISAIFGPCAGGAVYSPALTDFIMMTEQNSYMFVTGPKVVKTVTGEDISVEDLGGGKVHASKSGVAQFLVENEQEGISILRKLISYLPQNNLEDPIVTDSADPIDRLDDALNEIIPDNPNQPYEVKDVIHTIVDYGEFLEIHRNYAKNIVVGFAKFDGQPVGIVANQPNYLAGVLDINASVKAARFVRFCDAFNIPIITLVDVPGFLPGSRQEYGGIITHGAKLMFAYGEATVPKITITLRKSYGGAHDVMSSKQLRGDLNYAWPTAEIAVMGAAGAVEVLHGRKLRDIEDAEERAKFVADHEEEYKEKFANPYQAASFGYIDDVIEPRNTRFRIIRGLQSLATKKLVNPPKKHSNIPL; from the coding sequence ATGAGCAACCAGGATAAAATTAAAAAGTTAATCGACCTAAGAGCAGAAGCTAAGCTGGGTGGCGGATTGAAAAGAATTGAAGCGCAGCACAAAAAAGGCAAATTTACTGCTCGCGAAAGAATCGAACTTCTGTTAGATGAAGGTAGTTTCGAAGAATTTGACATGTTTGTTACACACCGCTGTACAAACTTCGGATTAGAAAAAACCAAATTTTTGGGCGACGGCGTTGTTACCGGTCACGGAACAATCGACGGACGTGTAGTTTATGTTTTCTCGCAAGACTTTACCGTTTTCGGAGGATCGTTATCAGAAACCTTTGCACAGAAAATTTGCAAGGTAATGGATATGGCCATGAAAGCCGGAGCACCGGTAATTGGTATCAACGACTCGGGTGGTGCACGTATTCAGGAAGGTGTGAATTCGCTGGCCGGTTATGCCGAAATTTTCCAGCGTAATATTTTGGCATCAGGAGTTATTCCACAAATCTCAGCTATTTTCGGCCCATGTGCCGGTGGTGCAGTTTACTCTCCTGCCCTAACCGACTTTATCATGATGACCGAGCAAAACTCGTACATGTTTGTAACCGGGCCAAAAGTTGTTAAAACAGTAACCGGCGAAGACATTTCGGTGGAAGACCTTGGTGGTGGTAAAGTTCATGCATCTAAATCAGGTGTTGCACAATTCCTTGTTGAAAACGAACAGGAAGGTATTTCGATCTTGCGTAAATTGATCAGCTACCTGCCACAAAATAACCTGGAAGATCCGATTGTTACTGACAGTGCCGACCCAATCGATCGTCTGGACGATGCCTTGAATGAAATCATTCCTGACAATCCGAACCAGCCTTACGAGGTTAAAGATGTTATTCATACCATTGTTGACTATGGCGAATTCCTTGAAATTCACCGTAACTATGCGAAAAACATCGTTGTTGGTTTTGCTAAATTCGACGGACAACCTGTTGGTATTGTAGCTAACCAGCCAAACTACCTAGCTGGTGTACTCGACATTAATGCATCAGTAAAAGCTGCTCGTTTTGTACGTTTCTGCGACGCATTCAATATTCCAATTATTACTCTTGTTGATGTTCCGGGATTCTTGCCGGGAAGCCGTCAGGAATATGGTGGTATTATTACCCACGGAGCAAAACTAATGTTTGCTTACGGCGAAGCTACTGTACCTAAAATCACTATCACACTTCGCAAATCATACGGTGGTGCACACGATGTAATGTCGAGTAAACAACTGCGTGGCGACCTGAACTATGCATGGCCAACTGCCGAAATTGCTGTTATGGGTGCTGCCGGAGCTGTTGAAGTACTTCACGGAAGAAAATTACGCGATATTGAAGATGCTGAAGAGCGTGCTAAATTTGTTGCCGACCACGAGGAAGAATACAAAGAGAAATTCGCTAATCCATATCAGGCTGCATCATTCGGATATATCGACGATGTTATCGAGCCTCGTAACACAAGGTTCAGAATTATTCGCGGATTACAAAGCCTTGCTACCAAGAAACTGGTTAATCCACCTAAGAAGCATTCAAATATCCCACTTTAA
- the mce gene encoding methylmalonyl-CoA epimerase produces the protein MNISHIEHIGIAVNSLEEAIPYYEEMLGLKCYAVEEVADQKVKTAFFQVGDTKIELLESTSPDGPIGKFLEKKGQGVHHLAFAVDSVNDSLNELGEKGVQLIDKTARKGAEGLNIGFLHPKATMGVLTEICGKE, from the coding sequence ATGAACATTTCACATATAGAACACATCGGGATCGCGGTAAATAGTTTAGAAGAAGCTATTCCTTACTACGAAGAGATGCTGGGTCTAAAATGCTATGCCGTTGAAGAAGTGGCAGACCAAAAAGTAAAAACCGCCTTCTTCCAGGTTGGCGACACTAAAATCGAGTTATTGGAATCAACCAGTCCTGACGGACCAATTGGCAAATTCCTTGAGAAAAAAGGTCAGGGCGTACACCACCTTGCTTTTGCTGTTGACAGTGTAAACGATTCGTTGAACGAGTTGGGAGAAAAAGGCGTTCAGCTAATCGACAAAACAGCGCGAAAAGGGGCCGAAGGCTTAAACATTGGTTTCCTTCATCCAAAAGCTACCATGGGTGTATTAACCGAAATTTGTGGAAAAGAATAA